In Gammaproteobacteria bacterium (ex Lamellibrachia satsuma), a single genomic region encodes these proteins:
- a CDS encoding AAA family ATPase encodes MRILLVRFKNLNSLAGEWEIDLAYPVFSSDGIFAITGPTGAGKTTILDAVCLALYGRTPRLNKVTKSGNEIMSRQTGECFAEVTFETQAGRFRCHWSQHRARKKPGGELQAPKHEIADADSGRILEAKLRGVADQIETVTGMDFDRFTRSMLLAQGGFAAFLQAAPDERAPILEQITGTEIYSQISIQVHKQRAGEREKLDILQAELAGMQLLSEEDERQLQAGLEQMVLQETALNQDIDQNNQAIDWLDGIESLEKELGLLAKQKQDMEIRLKDFQPGHEKLERATQALELAGDFASLSSLRREQETDQQRRKACQLALPEQEAEVNRAEINMKLADAHLAQQKHKREEVLIVIRKVRELDLKLREKTAPVKTAEDGIFEMEQTLDNLRTEFREESQVLKEQKINFEEVQKLLSASEADRGLVEQLARILSQFDRLRELDGNLLDRAGELAAAEAQKQEANRLWNEHIQKLQAQKEVLETHQAKLLQQQSDLADILAERKITQWRDSLSELKERGTLLNEVSASLKSLTELRHTLIGLTTRHEKLTAEDVLLEQQIQAWLEKHAAFERELQLLETELSLLKKIEDLEEARHQLQDGKPCPLCGAEEHPYAERNVPVPDETRAALSRVRANLKQANETVTGLRVKQARNLKDLEQILIRQKETTDKIGSGDERIHEGLEMLSIDGPDKDGGDELGAVLLRFQQENEDNLQSTSNVVQAVEVHEKEIGTLRDSLESSKDAVIQSERDTLAAAHAKESAEQADERAKKALEMLSTQFQQAQEDALRDVSSYGVDSLAMNALDQVQSELTLRRDRWVSRQAEMAELERRISTLELQTQHQTSQISRSETELKNLRSGLDILRQERDSLTRERRGIFGDKRPDDEESRLSSAIKDREKHLEDSRGVFNSATQELSNLKSRVEAIVKAMLARAEQLKTGEERFHVRLGQYGFTDETSYQAACLPEEERNNLMQQAQRLATEQTELNARSRDRSSLLDIERKKQTTDQPRDILKQELEALVNRQKSLQQEVGGMRQKLHDNESLRRKQQDRAKLIDAQKRECSRWDLLHELIGSADGKKYRNFAQGLTFEMMVGHANRQLQKMTDRYLLIRDDGQPLELNVVDNYQAGEIRSTKNLSGGESFIISLSLALGLSQMASKNVRVDSLFLDEGFGTLDEEALDTALETLAGLQQDGKLIGVISHVSALKERIATQIEVMPQAGGRSTINGPGCVRVE; translated from the coding sequence ATGCGCATACTGCTGGTACGTTTCAAGAACTTGAACTCGCTTGCCGGTGAATGGGAAATTGATCTGGCATACCCCGTTTTTTCATCCGACGGTATCTTTGCCATAACCGGGCCGACCGGTGCGGGCAAGACGACGATCCTCGATGCTGTCTGTCTCGCGCTTTATGGCCGAACGCCTCGTCTCAACAAGGTTACCAAGAGCGGGAACGAGATCATGTCGCGGCAGACTGGTGAGTGTTTTGCCGAAGTGACCTTTGAAACCCAAGCGGGACGATTTCGTTGTCACTGGAGCCAGCACAGGGCACGCAAAAAACCAGGCGGGGAATTGCAGGCGCCGAAACATGAGATTGCGGATGCGGATTCAGGCCGGATACTCGAGGCAAAGCTTCGCGGTGTTGCCGATCAGATTGAAACGGTTACCGGTATGGACTTCGACCGTTTCACCCGCTCCATGCTGCTTGCGCAGGGAGGTTTTGCGGCTTTTCTGCAGGCGGCACCTGACGAACGTGCTCCCATTCTGGAACAGATTACCGGCACAGAGATCTACAGTCAGATCTCCATCCAGGTTCATAAACAACGCGCTGGTGAGCGTGAAAAATTGGATATCCTTCAGGCTGAGCTGGCAGGGATGCAACTGCTGAGTGAAGAGGATGAACGGCAGTTGCAAGCAGGCCTTGAGCAGATGGTTCTTCAGGAAACCGCTCTGAATCAGGATATTGATCAGAACAATCAAGCCATAGACTGGCTGGATGGAATCGAATCTCTTGAAAAAGAGTTGGGCTTGCTTGCTAAACAGAAGCAAGACATGGAGATACGCCTGAAGGACTTTCAGCCTGGACACGAAAAGCTTGAACGGGCAACGCAGGCTTTGGAATTGGCAGGCGATTTTGCCAGTTTGAGTTCGCTGCGTCGTGAGCAGGAAACGGATCAGCAACGCCGCAAAGCGTGTCAGCTGGCTCTGCCAGAACAGGAGGCCGAGGTTAACAGGGCCGAAATTAATATGAAGCTGGCCGACGCACACTTGGCGCAGCAGAAGCATAAACGTGAAGAGGTGCTGATTGTTATTCGCAAGGTTCGGGAACTGGATCTTAAACTGCGGGAGAAAACAGCGCCTGTTAAGACGGCTGAAGATGGCATCTTTGAGATGGAACAAACCCTGGATAATCTGCGTACAGAGTTTCGTGAGGAAAGCCAGGTTCTGAAGGAACAAAAGATAAACTTTGAAGAGGTTCAGAAACTTCTCTCTGCAAGCGAAGCGGATAGAGGACTCGTCGAACAGCTCGCCAGAATCCTGAGTCAGTTCGACAGGCTTCGTGAGCTGGATGGAAATCTTCTCGACAGGGCAGGGGAGCTGGCTGCAGCGGAGGCCCAAAAGCAGGAGGCAAATCGGCTGTGGAATGAACATATCCAAAAGCTGCAGGCACAGAAAGAGGTCTTGGAAACCCATCAGGCGAAACTGCTCCAACAGCAGAGTGACCTGGCAGATATTCTGGCTGAGCGAAAGATTACGCAGTGGCGAGACTCCCTCTCAGAACTCAAAGAGAGAGGGACCCTGCTGAATGAAGTCAGTGCGTCGTTGAAATCGCTGACTGAATTGCGACACACCCTCATAGGACTAACTACCCGGCACGAAAAACTCACTGCAGAAGATGTTTTGCTGGAACAGCAGATTCAGGCATGGCTTGAAAAGCACGCAGCCTTCGAACGTGAGTTGCAGCTGCTTGAAACAGAGCTCTCCCTGCTTAAAAAGATTGAGGATCTTGAGGAAGCCCGGCACCAACTTCAGGATGGTAAACCCTGTCCACTTTGTGGTGCAGAGGAACATCCGTATGCAGAAAGAAATGTCCCTGTCCCGGACGAAACCAGAGCTGCGTTGAGTCGTGTGAGAGCGAATCTTAAGCAGGCAAATGAAACCGTTACAGGGTTGAGAGTCAAACAGGCGAGAAACCTGAAAGATCTTGAGCAGATCTTAATCCGGCAGAAGGAAACCACGGACAAGATTGGTAGTGGGGATGAGCGGATACATGAAGGGCTTGAGATGCTTTCAATTGATGGCCCTGATAAGGATGGAGGTGATGAATTGGGTGCGGTATTACTGCGCTTTCAGCAGGAGAACGAGGATAATCTGCAAAGCACATCAAATGTCGTACAAGCTGTAGAGGTACACGAAAAAGAGATCGGCACTTTGCGCGATTCTCTTGAAAGTTCAAAAGATGCAGTAATCCAATCGGAGCGGGATACACTGGCCGCAGCCCACGCAAAAGAGTCTGCCGAGCAAGCGGATGAGCGTGCGAAAAAGGCTTTGGAAATGCTCTCTACCCAGTTTCAACAGGCACAGGAGGATGCGCTGCGTGATGTTTCATCCTATGGCGTCGACAGTCTGGCTATGAATGCGCTGGACCAGGTGCAGTCTGAGTTAACCTTGCGGCGCGATCGCTGGGTTTCCCGGCAAGCAGAGATGGCCGAGCTTGAGAGGCGTATCTCGACCCTGGAACTCCAGACGCAGCATCAAACCAGCCAGATCAGCCGATCCGAAACTGAACTGAAAAATCTGCGGAGTGGCCTTGATATATTAAGACAAGAGCGGGATTCACTGACCCGCGAGCGGAGGGGGATTTTTGGTGACAAGCGCCCGGATGACGAGGAGTCTCGTCTATCTTCAGCCATCAAAGACAGAGAGAAACACCTCGAAGATTCACGCGGAGTTTTCAATTCTGCGACCCAGGAACTCAGCAACCTGAAAAGCAGAGTTGAGGCGATTGTAAAGGCTATGCTTGCCAGGGCAGAGCAATTAAAAACCGGGGAGGAGAGGTTTCATGTCCGACTTGGGCAATATGGTTTTACCGATGAAACCAGCTACCAGGCTGCCTGTCTACCCGAAGAAGAACGTAACAATCTGATGCAGCAGGCCCAGCGGCTGGCAACTGAGCAAACAGAGTTGAATGCAAGGAGCCGGGATAGATCATCATTGCTGGATATCGAACGAAAAAAACAGACGACGGATCAACCTCGCGACATACTCAAGCAGGAGTTGGAGGCACTTGTAAACCGCCAAAAGAGCCTCCAGCAGGAGGTTGGCGGCATGCGGCAGAAGTTGCACGACAATGAGAGTCTGAGGCGCAAACAACAAGATCGAGCCAAGCTGATCGACGCACAAAAACGTGAATGTTCGCGCTGGGATCTTCTACATGAACTCATCGGCTCGGCAGATGGCAAGAAGTATCGCAACTTCGCCCAAGGCTTGACCTTCGAAATGATGGTCGGGCATGCCAACCGGCAACTGCAGAAAATGACTGATCGCTACCTACTGATCAGGGATGATGGGCAGCCGTTGGAACTCAACGTGGTGGATAACTACCAGGCGGGTGAGATTCGTTCAACCAAGAACCTGTCGGGGGGTGAGAGTTTTATCATCAGTCTCTCCCTGGCGCTTGGTCTCTCCCAGATGGCCAGTAAAAACGTCCGGGTGGACTCACTGTTCCTGGATGAAGGGTTCGGCACCCTGGATGAAGAGGCTCTGGATACAGCTTTGGAGACCCTCGCCGGCTTGCAGCAGGATGGTAAATTGATCGGTGTGATCTCCCATGTCTCAGCCCTCAAGGAGCGCATTGCCACCCAGATAGAGGTAATGCCGCAAGCGGGTGGAAGAAGTACGATCAACGGACCTGGATGTGTCAGAGTGGAATAG
- a CDS encoding cytochrome C — protein MIKIRMPLFITRHVLLALILGGVAGIGFMVFLTEFDHFTSTEAFCTNCHSMELVAEPYRESAHFRPASGVRASCGDCHVSEGVFAATWDHFIGGKDLYNQLFGPDYDDPVIAKLHMPEAAFSAREWFKKRNSATCKRCHVKEAIYGTRPDTVEIHKQDAKDKSCIECHYNLVHAKVPAESVFKRDEWNRMVEQEFDLKRGAADKLLEE, from the coding sequence ATGATTAAGATTAGAATGCCGCTTTTCATCACCCGACATGTGCTGCTAGCCTTGATCCTCGGCGGTGTGGCTGGTATCGGGTTTATGGTTTTTCTTACGGAATTCGATCACTTCACCAGTACAGAGGCATTTTGCACCAACTGCCACTCGATGGAGCTTGTCGCTGAGCCCTATCGGGAGTCCGCCCACTTTCGTCCCGCCTCAGGGGTGCGAGCCAGCTGTGGTGACTGTCATGTTTCCGAGGGGGTTTTTGCTGCCACCTGGGATCACTTTATCGGCGGCAAGGATCTCTACAATCAGCTCTTCGGTCCCGATTACGATGATCCGGTAATTGCCAAGTTGCATATGCCCGAGGCTGCTTTTTCCGCCCGTGAGTGGTTTAAAAAACGGAACTCCGCTACCTGCAAGCGTTGTCATGTCAAAGAAGCCATCTATGGCACCCGCCCCGATACAGTGGAAATCCATAAACAAGATGCAAAAGACAAATCCTGCATCGAATGTCACTACAACCTGGTGCATGCAAAGGTACCGGCTGAGAGCGTCTTCAAACGCGACGAATGGAACAGGATGGTCGAGCAGGAGTTCGATCTTAAACGCGGAGCCGCCGACAAATTGCTGGAAGAGTAA
- a CDS encoding GAF domain-containing protein has protein sequence MERLEDAFKSEEIREVDTIKGIQFPAFLETKKLIITGPPGCGKTTILNAIGGWPEEGYLDISSKDWWKSPVLHQRPRELHLGLPFVGFEKAVPVYDAYTLDDSSYLEIDFFRIPLPPPKTHPLSTNFRERFVFEFILLPAEKTYELRKTRSKSGTHHVDDDLTLNKVREELLFFIRLALFFHQNGMTVYIRDALNGKPKRICEPVLGQMVQSDEEGEALYHHLDQIRLRERLLNRSWSIRGNKKLLDLFVEVIPNALNVERCSIFINDPKTGKVWLQSGTGLDEKQIEMDMHDSLVGQVIATGDYNVKEDMDLLDGPHKEIDAQTGFATRNELCVPIKSLSDQKTAGAILVLNKKGGESFKEEDRVLLEKVASHLQSAIESIFLRQELMDFSELLTNRVRFSEWAKYLMWVILGVALVEAVLITFLLEKQ, from the coding sequence ATGGAAAGATTGGAAGACGCTTTCAAATCAGAGGAAATAAGAGAGGTCGACACGATTAAAGGGATTCAGTTCCCCGCTTTTTTAGAGACGAAAAAACTCATTATTACCGGTCCCCCAGGTTGTGGGAAAACAACCATTCTCAACGCGATTGGCGGCTGGCCAGAGGAAGGCTACCTCGATATTTCAAGCAAGGACTGGTGGAAATCTCCTGTTTTGCATCAACGACCGAGAGAACTTCATCTTGGCCTGCCTTTCGTTGGATTTGAAAAAGCCGTACCTGTCTACGACGCATATACGCTTGATGATTCATCCTACTTGGAGATCGATTTTTTTCGCATTCCCTTGCCTCCTCCAAAGACGCATCCGTTGTCTACAAATTTTCGTGAACGATTCGTCTTTGAATTCATTCTATTGCCTGCCGAAAAGACTTATGAACTCAGAAAGACGCGGTCGAAGTCCGGCACACATCATGTTGATGATGACCTCACTCTGAACAAAGTTCGCGAGGAACTGCTGTTTTTTATACGGCTTGCACTCTTTTTTCATCAAAACGGAATGACTGTCTACATCAGGGATGCTTTAAATGGAAAACCCAAGAGAATCTGTGAACCCGTGCTTGGTCAGATGGTTCAATCTGACGAGGAGGGTGAGGCGCTTTATCACCACCTTGATCAAATCAGGTTACGTGAGAGGCTGCTCAATCGTTCATGGAGTATTCGGGGTAACAAGAAGCTGCTCGATCTCTTTGTCGAGGTAATTCCTAATGCCTTGAATGTAGAGCGCTGTAGTATCTTTATCAATGATCCAAAGACAGGAAAGGTCTGGCTGCAAAGCGGCACGGGACTCGATGAAAAGCAGATTGAGATGGACATGCATGATTCATTGGTTGGGCAAGTGATCGCTACCGGTGATTACAATGTGAAGGAAGACATGGATCTGCTGGATGGTCCACATAAAGAGATCGATGCGCAGACGGGGTTTGCGACCCGAAATGAATTGTGCGTTCCAATCAAGAGCCTCTCCGACCAGAAAACTGCGGGAGCCATCCTGGTCCTGAACAAGAAGGGAGGGGAGAGTTTCAAGGAGGAGGATAGGGTGCTTCTGGAGAAAGTAGCCAGCCATCTGCAGTCAGCCATCGAGAGCATTTTTCTCCGGCAGGAGCTTATGGACTTTTCGGAACTCCTGACTAATCGTGTGCGTTTTTCCGAATGGGCCAAGTATTTGATGTGGGTGATACTGGGGGTGGCGCTGGTAGAGGCTGTGCTCATTACTTTTTTATTGGAGAAACAGTAG
- a CDS encoding alpha/beta hydrolase: MPRFSLESLWPFVAIVVAVYGALLLILYFSQSRLLYYPSLPSRAIMATPDQVGLSFETIKVTTDDGITLHGWFLPLEKPRATLLFFHGNAGNISHRLDSLEIFHRLGLAVLIFDYRGFGESEGRPTEAGNYRDAEAAWRLLTEQKKIPPEDILLFGRSLGGAVAARLASSYPVRGLILESAFTSVPDMAADLYPMFPVRWLSRFQFDTRAYLESVICPVLVVHSPDDEIIPFKHGQQLYQAARQPKRFLEIGGSHNMGFLQSGNSYREGLERFITMSDRR, translated from the coding sequence ATGCCGCGTTTTTCGCTGGAGAGTCTATGGCCGTTTGTGGCGATAGTGGTGGCGGTCTATGGGGCACTGCTGCTGATACTCTATTTTTCCCAGTCCCGTTTGCTCTACTATCCCAGTTTGCCTTCCAGGGCGATCATGGCTACGCCAGATCAAGTCGGGCTGAGTTTCGAGACGATCAAAGTCACCACCGATGATGGCATAACCCTGCACGGCTGGTTTCTGCCGCTCGAAAAGCCGCGGGCCACACTGCTCTTTTTTCACGGCAATGCCGGCAATATCTCACATCGCCTGGATTCCCTGGAGATTTTTCACCGGCTTGGGCTGGCGGTACTGATCTTCGATTACCGCGGCTTCGGTGAGAGCGAAGGCCGTCCGACAGAAGCGGGAAATTACCGGGATGCAGAGGCCGCATGGCGCCTGCTGACTGAGCAGAAGAAGATACCTCCGGAGGATATACTGCTGTTTGGCCGTTCCCTGGGGGGCGCTGTCGCCGCCCGTCTCGCCTCAAGTTATCCAGTCAGAGGCCTGATTCTGGAGTCTGCCTTTACTTCAGTGCCGGATATGGCAGCAGACCTCTACCCCATGTTTCCGGTGCGTTGGCTGTCACGTTTCCAATTTGATACCAGGGCTTATCTTGAATCTGTCATCTGCCCGGTTCTAGTGGTTCATAGTCCGGACGATGAAATCATCCCTTTTAAGCATGGGCAGCAGCTCTACCAGGCGGCCCGTCAACCGAAACGGTTTCTGGAGATCGGCGGAAGCCACAATATGGGGTTCCTGCAGAGTGGCAACAGTTACCGGGAGGGACTGGAGCGATTCATTACAATGAGTGACCGTAGGTGA